The Magnetospirillum sp. XM-1 genomic interval TGGTGTAACTACTTACAGATACGACACAATTTGCCTGAATCAATCCCTGGAGCGGCGAACCAAGTCGTAGCATACTCGACCGCTATCAAATCGAGGAATTCGGGTTTCACATGAATGTTTCCATCTCCCACCAGGACGATACCCTGACCGTCCGCCTCGACGGGACCATGGACTATACCGCCACCAGCCTGATGAACGGGTTGATCTCCGATATCAATTCGATCTCGGCGTCGCGGGTCGTCTTCGATCTGGCCAAGGTGGCGCGGGTGGATTCCGTCGGCCTGGGAATGCTGCACCTGGCCAAGGACGAGATCGTCGGCAAGGGCCGCCACCTCACCTTGCGCGGCGCCGCCGGAAACGTGCGGCGCCTGTTCGAGCTGACCGACGGCGGCGCCAGCTTCGACTTCGAATAGTTTCCGGCCATGGCACTGCGCCTTCTTCTGGCGGTCGGCGGGCTGCTCGCCCTGTGGTGGGCGCTGCGCTGGTGGTCGAAGGCTCCGCCTGACAAGGCGAAAAAGGCGCTGATCGGCGCCATCCTCGCCGCCCTGGTGATCGGCGGCGTCGCCCTGGTGGTCACCGGCAAGCTGGCCGGGCTGTTCGCCATCCTCGCCGGCCTGTCGCCGTGGATCGGCCGGGCCATGCGGCTGCACCAGCTGTGGCAGGGTTTGCGCCGGATGACCGGGCGCGACGCCCCTGCCGCCGGGGGCTCGGCGCCGCCCCCGCCCCCCGCCGACACCGCCATGACCCCAGCCCAGGCCTACGACGTTCTGGGCCTCGCCCCCGGCGCCACGCCAGACGAAATCCGCGAGGCCCATCGCCGCCTGATGCGCGCCAACCATCCCGACACCGGCGGCTCCACCTGGATCGCGGCGCGCCTCAACCAGGCCCGCGACGTCCTTCTGGGATAAATATCCAAGGGCAAACCGTTGCTTCCGCCGCGCGGGCGTGGCAAAACATGCCGCGACCGAAACAAGGCGCGGCTGCGCGCGCCGATGGGTCGAGACAAAGCTTCAGGAGTGATCGATGACTCGTCGAGTCCGCAAAGCCGTGTTCCCCGTGGGTGGCATGGGCACCCGCTTCCTGCCCGCCACCAAGGCGATGCCCAAGGAAATGCTGCCGGTGGTGGACAAGCCGCTGATCCAGTACGCGGTGGAAGAGGCGGCGGCGGCCGGCTGCGAGCACTTCATCTTCGTCACCGGGCGGGGCAAGAACGCGCTGGAGGACCATTTCGACCACAACCCCGAGCTGGAGCGCATCCTCAAGGATCGCGGCAAGTTCGACCTGGTCGAGGCGGTGACCTCGTGGATGCCCAAGTCGGGCCAGATCTCCTATACCCGGCAAAGCGAGCCCCTGGGCCTGGGCCACGCCGTGTGGTGCGCCCGCGACCTGGTGGCGGACGAACCCTTCGCCGTGCTGCTGCCCGACGACCTGATCCTGTCCAAGACCGCCTGCCTGAAGCAGATGGCCGCCGTTCACACCGAAGTGGGCGGCCACGTGGTCGCCGTCTCCGACGTGCCGCGCGAGCACACCAAGCGCTACGGCATCCTGGACGTGGAGAACGACAACGGCCGCCTGGCCCGCGCCAAGGGTCTGGTGGAAAAGCCCGACCCGGCGGTGGCGCCCTCGACGCTGTCCATCATCGGCCGCTACATCCTGCACCCGGCGGTGTTCGACGTGCTGGACAAGAAGGAAAAGGGCGCCGGCGGCGAGATCCAGCTGACCGACGCCATCAGCCAGACCATCGGCATGGTCCCCTTCCACGGCCTGCGCTTCGAGGGAACCCGCTACGATTGCGGCGACAAAGTGGGCTGGCTGGAAGCCAATCTGGCCTTCGCCCTGGCCCGCGAGGACACCGCCGAGGCCGCCCGGGACCTGATCACCCGCTTTCACGGCTAAGGACTAGAGCCTCATGCGCATCGCCATGATCGGCACCGGCTATGTCGGCCTGGTGTCGGGGACCTGCTTCTCGGAATTCGGCATCGACGTGGTTTGCGTCGACAAGGACGCCGCCAAGATTGAGAAGCTGCACCAGAACGTCATGCCCATCTACGAGCCGGGCCTGGACGACATGGTCGCCGCCAACGTGGAAGCCGGCCGCCTGTCCTTCACCACCGACCTGAAGGCGGCGGTCAAGGACGCCGACGCGGTGTTCATCGCCGTGGGCACGCCGTCTCGTCGCGGCGACGGCCATGCCGATCTCTCCTATGTTTACGCGGCGGCGGAAGAGATCGCCGACGCCATGACCGGCTATACCGTGGTGGTCACCAAGTCCACCGTGCCGGTGGGCACCGGCGACGAGGTCGAGGCCATCATCAGGAAGCGCCGTCCCGACGCCCAATTCGACGTGGTGTCCAATCCGGAATTCCTGCGCGAAGGCTCGGCCATCAACGACTTCATGCGCCCCGACCGCGTGGTGATCGGCACCGAATCCGACGCCGCCCGCAAGGTGATGAAGCAGCTCTACCGCGTGCTGTACCTGATCGAGACGCCCATCGTCTTCACGTCGCGGCGCACCTCCGAGCTGATCAAGTACGCCGGCAACACCTTCCTGGCCACCAAGATCACCTTCATCAACGAGATCGCCGATCTGTGCGAGAAGGTGGGCGCCGACGTCCACGACGTGGCCAAGGGCATCGGCCTGGACGGCCGCATCGGCAAGAAGTTCCTGCATCCCGGTCCCGGCTACGGCGGCTCGTGCTTCCCCAAGGACACGCTGGCCCTGGTCAAGACCGCACGGGATTTCGGCGCGCCGCTGCGCATCGTGGAATCGGTGGTCGCCGTCAACGACCAGCGCAAGAAGCAGATGGCCGAGCGCGTCACCAAGGCCTGCGGCGGCTCGGTCAAGGGCAAGGCCATCGCGGTGCTGGGCCTGACCTTCAAGCCCAACACCGACGACATGCGCGATTCGCCCTCGCTCGACATCGTCAAGGCCCTGATCGAGGCGGGCGCCACCGTCAAGGCCTTCGACCCCGAGGGCATGGAAGAGGCCAAGAAGCTGCTGCCGGCGTCGGTCGAATACTGCAAGGACGCCTACGCCACCATGCCGGGCGCCCATTGCGCGGTGATCATCACCGAATGGAACGAGTTCCGGGCGCTGGACCTCAAGAAGGTCAAGTCGCTGCTGGCCGCCCCCGCCATCGTCGACCTGCGCAACGTCTACGCGCCGGACGAGATGGCCGAACTGGGCTTCGCCTACACCAGCATCGGCCGACCGTAGCCGTCTTCTTGACAGTTCATGAACGACGGGAATGCGGGCACATGTTGCCCGCATTCTTGTTTTCGCCGATCATTCGTCTGAGTTGTGGCCGACGCTGGTTGGCAACACGGATGGACGCGGATTGGCACGGATGAACACGGATGGGCGACGAACCAAATCCCCCCGACATTCTCTATCACTACTGCAGTAACGCCGCCTTCCTCTCGATCGTCGAGAGCGACTCCATCCGGCTGTCCGACCTCAGCCTGTCCAATGACAGCCAGGAAGGACGGTGGGTCAGGAAGGTGTTCGAGGAATATTGCACCTCACATGGTGTGACGCGGGGCCATCTCGATACGGCATTATAAGATTTAGATTGGACCATAGAGATGATTGGTGCCGCAGGCTTCTGTATGGCCGAGCGGGACGACACCCTGAGCCAATGGCGGGCATATGCCGATGATGGCTTTGGAGTGGCTATCGGATTTTCTGCAAAACATTTTATCGATGTCAGTGATATCGGCCCCAAAGATGGCTGGGGCTTTCGCCTGAGGAATATCTTGTATGAGGCGGGAGAGCAGGCCGCAGCGATATCCGAGACAGCAGATAAAATAATATCATATATAAATCAAGGCGCCCTCAAACAACAATCCAGGGGTCTGCTGGCATTTACAACAGACGCTGAATTATTAGCGACAAACACGCTTCGCCAATCAATGTGGCGAACAAACATATTTTTCCTTGGCAGCCTATACACCGTTAAAAATCCCGCATTTTCCGAAGAGGCTGAGTGGCGTCTCATCTCCATAATCGTGGGCAGAGGGGCGGAGTGGGAGCCATCATCAGACCTAAAATCCATGGAATTCCGAGCACTGCGAGATAGGATCGTCCCATTCCGGCCCCTCCCCCTTCGCCACGAGGGCCAATCGCCCATCAAACGGGTCGTTCTCGGCCCCCGCAACATCACCCCCATTCCCGTGATCAAGGGCTTTCTCGCCAAGCACGGCCACGAGAACGTCGATGTGGTTCTATCCAAGGCATCCTATCGTTAATCATCCCCTTCATCCGTGAACATCCGCGTCCATCCGTGTTACCCCCATCCCCGCCGTCCGCACCTCTGCATGCCGCAGAAGCAACACGGAGGCCTGAACAGGACGTCCCATGCTCTCCGAAGCCGAGCCCGGCCTGAATGCACTGACCGAACGCATCATCGGCGCGGCCTTTGCCGTGGCGAATGCCTTGGGCCATGGCTTCCTGGAGATCGTCTACCGCAACGCCCTGTTCGAGGAATTGAGCCTGACCGGTCTTGCCGTCAGGAAGGAGCAGCCCTTCCCGGTTCATTACCGGGACCGCCAGGTCGGCTTGTATGTGGCCGATCTGGAGGTGGAAGACAGGGTGATCGTGGAATTGAAGACCACCGACGGATTGGCCCAGGCCCACGCGGCGCAGGTTCTCAACTACCTCAAGGCCAGCGGCCTGCCGGTAGGCCTGCTGCTGAATTTCGGACGGCCAAAGCTGGAAATCCGCCGGGTGGTGTTGGCTAAATGAGCAATATGGCCCAAGATCACGACCAACATCGTCGGCAATCATAGTCCTGGGGAAGATAGCATCATGGCCGCCGTGAAAACCGTTTCCACCACCCCCTTTACCGGCCAGAAGCCCGGCACGTCGGGCTTAAGGAAGAAGGTCAATGTCTTCGCCCAACCCCACTACCTGGAGAACTTCGTCCAGGCGGTGTTCGATTCCATTGGCGACGTGGCGGGAAAGACCCTGGTGCTGGGCGGCGACGGCCGCTACCACAACCGCACCGCCATCCAGACCATCCTGAGGATGGCCGCCGCCAACGGCTTTGCGCGTGTGATGGTGGGCCAGGGCGGCATCCTGTCGACTCCGGCGGCGTCGTGCGTCATCAGGAAGTACAAGACCTTCGGCGGCATCATCTTGTCGGCCAGCCACAATCCCGGCGGCCCGGACGAGGATTTCGGCATCAAGTACAACATCCCGGCCGGCGGCCCGGCCCCCGAGGCCATCACCGAGGCCATCTACGCCCGCTCTCAAGGGATCGACAGCTACAAGACCGTCGAGGCGGCGGATGTGGACCTGGACGTGCTGGGCGCCACCTCCTTAAGCGGCATGGAGGTCCAGGTCTTCGACCCCGTCGCCGATTACGCCGAGCTGATGGAAAGCCTGTTCGACTTCGCCGCCATCCGCGCCAATTTCGCCGCCGGATTCCGCATGAAGTTCGACGCCATGCACGCGGTGACCGGCCCCTACGCCACCGAGATCCTGGAACGCCGCCTAGGCGCGCCCAAGGGCACCGTGATGAACGGCACGCCGCTCGAGGATTTCGGCCACGGCCACCCCGACCCCAATCTGGTCCACGCCCACGATCTGGTCGAGGCGCTCACGGGGCCCGGCGCCCCCGATTTCGGCGCGGCGTCCGATGGCGACGGCGACCGCAACATGATCCTGGGCCGCGACTTCTACGTCACGCCGTCGGATTCGCTGGCCGTACTGGCCGCCAACGCCACGCTGTGCCCCGGCTATCGCAACGGGTTGAAGGGCATAGCGCGCTCCATGCCCACCAGCGCCGCGCCCGACCGGGTGGCCGCCAAGCTGGGTATCCCGGCCTGGGAGACCCCCACCGGCTGGAAGTTCTTCGGCACCTTGCTGGACGCCGGCAAGGCCACCTTCTGCGGCGAGGAGAGCTTCGGCACCGGCTCGGACCATGTGCGCGAGAAGGACGGGCTATGGGCGGTGCTGGCCTGGCTGAACGTGCTGGCCGCGCGCAAGCAATCGGTCGCCGACATCGTCACCGCCCACTGGAAGGAACTGGGGCGTAACGTCTATTCCCGCCACGATTACGAAGGCATCGATTCGGCCGCCGCCGAGGGGCTGATGGAGCATCTGCGCTCGCTCTCGCTCAAGGGACAGAAGCTGGGCGCCTATACCGTCGCCTTCAACGACGACTTCGCCTACACCGATCCGGTGGACGGCTCGGTCTCGAAGAAGCAGGGCATCCGCGTGGTGTTCGAGGACGGCTCGCGCGTGGTCTTCCGCCTGTCGGGAACAGGGACGGAAGGAGCGACGCTGCGCGTCTACATCGAGCGCTATGAGCCCGACGCCGCCAAGCACCACCTCGATCCCCAGGTGGCGCTTTCCGACCTCATCAAGATCGCCCGCGATCTGGCCCAGATCGAGGCCAGGACCGGGCGGACCGAACCGACGGTGATCACCTGACATGACCTCCCACACCTTCCACCCCACCATCCTGCGCGAATACGACATCCGCGGCATCGTGGGCGAGACATTGTTCGCTGCGGATGCCGAGGCCATCGGCCGGGCCTTCGGCACAAGGGTGCGCCGCAATGGCGGCCACGTGGTTGCCCTTGGCTGGGACGGGCGGCTGTCGAGCCCCGAGATGGCCGAGGCGCTGACCAAGGGCCTGATGGCTTCGGGCTGCACCGTGCGGCGCATCGGACGCGGCCCCACCCCCATGCTGTACTTCGCCGCCAAGGTGAGGGAGGCCGACGGCGGCATCATGGTCACCGGCAGCCACAACCCGCCCACCCATAACGGCTTCAAGATGGTGCTGGCCGGCAAGCCGTTCTTCGGCCCCGACATCCAGTCGCTGGGGACCATCGCCGCCAAGGGCGACTTCGCCACCGGCGAGGGCAAGGCGGTCGAGGATTCGG includes:
- a CDS encoding STAS domain-containing protein, with product MNVSISHQDDTLTVRLDGTMDYTATSLMNGLISDINSISASRVVFDLAKVARVDSVGLGMLHLAKDEIVGKGRHLTLRGAAGNVRRLFELTDGGASFDFE
- a CDS encoding DnaJ domain-containing protein, coding for MALRLLLAVGGLLALWWALRWWSKAPPDKAKKALIGAILAALVIGGVALVVTGKLAGLFAILAGLSPWIGRAMRLHQLWQGLRRMTGRDAPAAGGSAPPPPPADTAMTPAQAYDVLGLAPGATPDEIREAHRRLMRANHPDTGGSTWIAARLNQARDVLLG
- the galU gene encoding UTP--glucose-1-phosphate uridylyltransferase GalU; amino-acid sequence: MTRRVRKAVFPVGGMGTRFLPATKAMPKEMLPVVDKPLIQYAVEEAAAAGCEHFIFVTGRGKNALEDHFDHNPELERILKDRGKFDLVEAVTSWMPKSGQISYTRQSEPLGLGHAVWCARDLVADEPFAVLLPDDLILSKTACLKQMAAVHTEVGGHVVAVSDVPREHTKRYGILDVENDNGRLARAKGLVEKPDPAVAPSTLSIIGRYILHPAVFDVLDKKEKGAGGEIQLTDAISQTIGMVPFHGLRFEGTRYDCGDKVGWLEANLAFALAREDTAEAARDLITRFHG
- a CDS encoding UDP-glucose/GDP-mannose dehydrogenase family protein translates to MRIAMIGTGYVGLVSGTCFSEFGIDVVCVDKDAAKIEKLHQNVMPIYEPGLDDMVAANVEAGRLSFTTDLKAAVKDADAVFIAVGTPSRRGDGHADLSYVYAAAEEIADAMTGYTVVVTKSTVPVGTGDEVEAIIRKRRPDAQFDVVSNPEFLREGSAINDFMRPDRVVIGTESDAARKVMKQLYRVLYLIETPIVFTSRRTSELIKYAGNTFLATKITFINEIADLCEKVGADVHDVAKGIGLDGRIGKKFLHPGPGYGGSCFPKDTLALVKTARDFGAPLRIVESVVAVNDQRKKQMAERVTKACGGSVKGKAIAVLGLTFKPNTDDMRDSPSLDIVKALIEAGATVKAFDPEGMEEAKKLLPASVEYCKDAYATMPGAHCAVIITEWNEFRALDLKKVKSLLAAPAIVDLRNVYAPDEMAELGFAYTSIGRP
- a CDS encoding DUF2971 domain-containing protein, yielding MIGAAGFCMAERDDTLSQWRAYADDGFGVAIGFSAKHFIDVSDIGPKDGWGFRLRNILYEAGEQAAAISETADKIISYINQGALKQQSRGLLAFTTDAELLATNTLRQSMWRTNIFFLGSLYTVKNPAFSEEAEWRLISIIVGRGAEWEPSSDLKSMEFRALRDRIVPFRPLPLRHEGQSPIKRVVLGPRNITPIPVIKGFLAKHGHENVDVVLSKASYR
- a CDS encoding GxxExxY protein; translated protein: MLSEAEPGLNALTERIIGAAFAVANALGHGFLEIVYRNALFEELSLTGLAVRKEQPFPVHYRDRQVGLYVADLEVEDRVIVELKTTDGLAQAHAAQVLNYLKASGLPVGLLLNFGRPKLEIRRVVLAK
- a CDS encoding alpha-D-glucose phosphate-specific phosphoglucomutase, translating into MAAVKTVSTTPFTGQKPGTSGLRKKVNVFAQPHYLENFVQAVFDSIGDVAGKTLVLGGDGRYHNRTAIQTILRMAAANGFARVMVGQGGILSTPAASCVIRKYKTFGGIILSASHNPGGPDEDFGIKYNIPAGGPAPEAITEAIYARSQGIDSYKTVEAADVDLDVLGATSLSGMEVQVFDPVADYAELMESLFDFAAIRANFAAGFRMKFDAMHAVTGPYATEILERRLGAPKGTVMNGTPLEDFGHGHPDPNLVHAHDLVEALTGPGAPDFGAASDGDGDRNMILGRDFYVTPSDSLAVLAANATLCPGYRNGLKGIARSMPTSAAPDRVAAKLGIPAWETPTGWKFFGTLLDAGKATFCGEESFGTGSDHVREKDGLWAVLAWLNVLAARKQSVADIVTAHWKELGRNVYSRHDYEGIDSAAAEGLMEHLRSLSLKGQKLGAYTVAFNDDFAYTDPVDGSVSKKQGIRVVFEDGSRVVFRLSGTGTEGATLRVYIERYEPDAAKHHLDPQVALSDLIKIARDLAQIEARTGRTEPTVIT